Proteins encoded by one window of Streptococcus sanguinis:
- a CDS encoding glucosyltransferase domain-containing protein: MIFQKRFSDFKNYLLLNKSSALVIFIIYSVVNINIGLAEYPYIDDIGRQLQGYSKFSEHYSRYLSEYSARLIQGGDHLTELGLTSNILSACFLTLASLILLFVLYPNKKISFITASVSTIIGINPWFLEPLSFRFDNPFMTLSILVSIIPFIFWDNKKIFGVMSVVGIFLMCNSYQASSGVYIIVTMTLVFLELLQGSYFKDKIPKIVISILSYVVGLLLYRIQLFIKPPIFADQADIPKGLEIIKIIGVNATGYLNNIFFQSSTIWVLLTIIAIFLLTISVIRLSSTKFLLNFIYMLIWLSLGSVFSYGTYLILSNPYYLMRPRYEYGFGIFLAIILIVSLECVEKSKILRRGKSFVSGLLVFYFLSFSFTYVSSLKQQNEMFKAQSILLASSLNKYITPEKTVINVNRFLSDSPVFSNTASVYPMLKSLIMPNTNVSWDMTLRFNSITNLNVDFKLIDIANIDFSSENYTLLEETKLYNIYLKNNELFVIMK, encoded by the coding sequence ATGATTTTCCAGAAACGTTTTTCTGATTTTAAAAACTATCTTCTTTTAAATAAATCGTCTGCCCTAGTTATTTTTATTATTTATTCAGTAGTCAATATTAATATCGGTTTAGCTGAGTATCCCTATATTGATGATATTGGAAGACAATTACAAGGCTATTCAAAATTCTCTGAACATTATTCAAGATATTTAAGTGAGTATTCCGCTCGTTTAATACAAGGTGGGGATCATCTGACAGAACTAGGCTTGACTTCAAATATTCTGTCAGCTTGTTTTTTAACTTTAGCGAGCTTAATTTTATTATTTGTCTTATATCCCAATAAAAAGATTTCTTTTATAACAGCATCTGTTTCAACTATTATAGGGATTAATCCGTGGTTTTTAGAGCCATTAAGTTTTAGATTTGACAATCCTTTTATGACTTTAAGTATATTAGTTTCTATCATTCCATTTATTTTCTGGGATAATAAAAAAATATTTGGAGTTATGTCAGTTGTTGGTATATTCTTAATGTGCAATTCATACCAAGCTTCTTCAGGAGTGTACATTATTGTAACCATGACGCTAGTATTTTTAGAATTATTGCAAGGAAGTTATTTTAAAGATAAAATTCCTAAAATTGTTATTTCTATCTTGTCTTATGTAGTTGGTTTGCTTTTATATCGTATACAACTTTTTATAAAGCCTCCTATTTTTGCTGATCAAGCTGATATTCCAAAGGGATTAGAGATAATTAAAATAATTGGGGTGAATGCTACAGGATATTTGAACAATATATTTTTTCAAAGTTCAACTATCTGGGTTTTATTAACGATAATTGCTATATTTCTCTTAACTATCAGTGTGATTCGCTTATCCAGTACTAAATTCCTTTTAAACTTTATTTACATGCTGATTTGGCTAAGTTTAGGAAGTGTATTTAGTTATGGAACTTATTTGATTTTGTCTAATCCTTATTATCTTATGAGACCAAGATATGAATATGGTTTCGGAATTTTTTTAGCGATTATCTTAATTGTTAGCTTAGAGTGCGTTGAAAAGAGTAAAATTCTACGTAGAGGGAAGTCCTTCGTCTCGGGATTATTAGTTTTTTATTTCTTATCTTTCTCTTTTACTTATGTAAGCAGTTTAAAACAACAAAATGAAATGTTCAAAGCGCAGAGCATATTGCTAGCTTCCTCTCTAAACAAGTACATTACACCCGAAAAAACAGTTATTAATGTGAATCGCTTTCTTTCTGATTCGCCAGTATTTAGCAATACAGCTTCTGTTTATCCAATGTTAAAAAGTTTGATTATGCCAAATACAAATGTTTCTTGGGATATGACATTGAGATTTAATAGCATAACGAATTTAAACGTCGATTTCAAATTAATCGATA
- a CDS encoding glycosyltransferase family 2 protein — MTISVIVPCFNEEESIPLFHEAMEAVKYQIRDQFEYIFVNDGSTDRTLAVLRELSSRCPDVHYLSFSRNFGKEAALYAGLQEARGEFVTVMDVDLQDPPELLIEMKAMLDSNPELDCVGTRRTTREGEPPIRSFFANLFYKLINKISQVEMVDGARDFRLMRRQMVEAILEVSEYNRFSKGIFAWVGFNTEYLEYKNVERVAGKTSWNFWSLFNYSLEGIVNFSDAPLNIAFLGGILSWILAFILMAVIIIRTLVFGDPTSGWPSLMTVILLIGGFQLLTIGILGKYIGKIFMETKHRPIYVIKEKSK; from the coding sequence ATGACAATTTCGGTGATTGTTCCGTGTTTCAATGAAGAAGAGTCTATTCCTCTGTTTCATGAAGCTATGGAAGCGGTCAAATACCAAATCCGTGACCAGTTTGAATATATTTTTGTCAATGACGGATCGACAGACCGGACCTTGGCTGTTTTGCGTGAGCTCAGCAGTCGCTGTCCAGACGTGCACTATCTGTCCTTTTCTCGCAATTTCGGAAAAGAAGCAGCCCTCTATGCTGGTTTGCAAGAGGCGAGAGGGGAATTTGTGACGGTCATGGATGTAGATTTGCAGGATCCGCCTGAGCTCCTGATTGAGATGAAGGCCATGCTGGACTCGAATCCTGAGCTGGACTGCGTGGGGACTCGTCGGACTACTCGCGAGGGAGAGCCACCTATCCGGAGCTTTTTTGCTAATCTGTTCTATAAGCTGATTAACAAGATTAGTCAGGTAGAGATGGTAGATGGTGCGCGGGACTTCCGCCTGATGCGCCGCCAGATGGTAGAAGCTATTCTGGAAGTTTCAGAGTACAATCGCTTCTCCAAGGGGATTTTTGCCTGGGTTGGCTTCAATACCGAGTATTTGGAATACAAAAATGTTGAACGAGTAGCTGGTAAGACCTCTTGGAATTTCTGGTCACTATTCAACTATTCTTTGGAAGGCATCGTTAATTTCTCTGATGCGCCGCTCAACATCGCCTTTTTAGGAGGTATCCTGTCTTGGATTTTAGCCTTCATCCTGATGGCAGTGATTATTATTCGCACCTTGGTTTTTGGTGACCCGACATCGGGTTGGCCGTCCCTTATGACTGTCATTCTCCTTATCGGCGGCTTCCAGCTGCTGACCATCGGCATACTGGGTAAATACATTGGTAAAATATTTATGGAAACCAAGCATCGGCCGATTTATGTGATTAAGGAGAAGAGTAAATGA